In one window of Gemmatimonadales bacterium DNA:
- a CDS encoding PAS domain-containing protein: protein MTARRRVEDALRQTEEQLHALADGAPVGLCLFRTDGTPLVANRPFARLLGYESPAELLRMAMVLGVFADREEQVRVLGLVVLGQEQVSGAVFRRRDGSRHPYGVIGAETEGSAIVLAILERQPQPWRAPPLAALSGAWSAGSHPG from the coding sequence ATGACAGCGCGACGGCGCGTGGAAGACGCGCTGCGCCAGACGGAGGAGCAGCTGCACGCATTGGCGGACGGCGCGCCGGTCGGCCTCTGTCTCTTCCGCACGGACGGGACGCCGCTGGTGGCCAATCGGCCCTTCGCCCGTCTGCTGGGGTATGAATCTCCAGCCGAGCTGCTGCGGATGGCCATGGTGCTCGGCGTCTTCGCCGATCGGGAGGAGCAGGTGCGGGTCCTGGGGCTGGTCGTGCTCGGACAGGAGCAGGTGTCCGGTGCGGTCTTCCGGCGGAGAGATGGCAGCCGGCACCCCTACGGTGTGATCGGCGCCGAGACGGAAGGGAGCGCAATCGTGCTCGCCATCCTCGAGCGGCAGCCCCAGCCGTGGCGAGCGCCTCCTCTGGCAGCGTTGAGCGGGGCCTGGTCCGCCGGCAGCCATCCGGGGTAG
- a CDS encoding SDR family oxidoreductase: protein MAVKKNAGRWSGRKKSGGAAGGRATAESNRELQREAESKQRRGQQSSQKKGGAVQAGARRHPAPPLPKQHQPKPGTEAELEPRPQYLAPGYRGSGKLEGKVALVTGGDSGIGRAVAVLYAREGAEVAIVYLSEEEDAEETRKAVEAEGRRALLIPGDVIDPEFCQEAVEATVREFGQLDVLVNNAAFQQHAESIEDISEEQLDRTFKTNIYGYFHMARAALPHLDEGSAILNTGSVTGIEGSKHLLDYSATKGAIHAFTKSLAQNLVERGIRVNCVAPGPVWTPLNPADQKGEKVAQFGADVPMKRPAQPEEIAPAFVFLAAPSCSSYITGEVLPILGGNTVG from the coding sequence GTGGCAGTCAAGAAGAACGCCGGACGCTGGTCCGGCAGGAAGAAGAGTGGAGGCGCAGCCGGCGGCCGCGCCACGGCAGAGTCCAATCGCGAGCTGCAGCGCGAAGCCGAATCCAAGCAGCGACGCGGCCAGCAATCCAGTCAGAAGAAAGGCGGCGCGGTCCAGGCCGGCGCCCGCCGCCATCCAGCGCCACCACTCCCCAAGCAGCATCAGCCCAAGCCCGGAACCGAGGCGGAGCTGGAGCCGCGTCCCCAGTACCTGGCCCCGGGGTACCGCGGTTCGGGCAAGCTCGAGGGCAAGGTCGCGCTCGTCACCGGCGGCGATTCCGGCATCGGACGGGCGGTGGCGGTGCTCTACGCCCGCGAGGGTGCCGAAGTGGCGATCGTCTACCTGAGCGAAGAGGAGGACGCGGAGGAGACGCGTAAGGCGGTCGAGGCCGAAGGCCGGCGGGCGCTGCTCATCCCTGGCGACGTGATCGACCCCGAGTTCTGCCAGGAGGCGGTGGAGGCGACGGTCCGGGAGTTTGGCCAGCTCGACGTCCTGGTGAACAATGCGGCATTCCAGCAGCACGCCGAGTCGATCGAGGACATCTCGGAGGAGCAGCTCGACCGGACCTTCAAGACCAACATCTACGGCTATTTCCACATGGCCCGCGCGGCGCTGCCCCATCTGGACGAGGGGAGTGCCATCCTGAACACCGGATCGGTCACCGGTATCGAGGGCAGCAAGCACCTGCTCGACTATTCGGCCACCAAGGGCGCCATTCACGCCTTCACCAAATCATTGGCGCAGAATCTGGTCGAGCGCGGGATCCGGGTGAACTGTGTAGCGCCGGGCCCGGTCTGGACCCCGCTCAACCCGGCGGACCAGAAAGGCGAGAAGGTCGCCCAGTTCGGCGCCGATGTGCCGATGAAGCGGCCGGCCCAGCCGGAGGAGATCGCGCCGGCCTTCGTGTTCCTGGCCGCGCCTTCCTGTTCCAGCTACATCACCGGTGAGGTCCTGCCGATCCTGGGTGGGAACACGGTAGGGTAA
- a CDS encoding Do family serine endopeptidase: protein MNEGWTRRTGGIAAAFLGGLLFAGMLHLPHFSSAQQPAARSSTGVATPTPLPPGAAALNDLSEAFASVAEHVKPSVVFIKSGKKATTPDGPQLELPPGFEQFFPRMPQGPQFQESAGSGFIVSRDGYILTNDHVVAGSDQVTVRLLDRREFKAKVIGTDPNTDLAVVKIDADNLTPAPLGESDAARVGEWVLAVGNPLGDNLTFTVTSGIISAKGRTLALPNASERSIQDFIQTDAAINPGNSGGPLVSVRGQVIGVNSAIASQTGFYSGYGFAIPIDLARNVMDQIIRHGRVERAALGVSVRNVSPNDAAYVGLPDIRGVVVQDYTGEDSPAKRAGLQPGDIIVSIDGKPVEYVGQLQQKIAFRSPGDVAKVEVARKGGVRKMFDVRLQAFSSPKQVASNDGEDADSATAAAEGAKSFGKLGITVAPLDEDDIQQLHLRADQRGVVVTDVVAGGPSYGELVDADHGGPDVILSVEGTPVKTPADLRKVLAAQKPGSIVSLMVYNARIQSRRVERIKVGE from the coding sequence ATGAACGAAGGATGGACACGCCGGACCGGCGGCATCGCGGCGGCATTTCTGGGAGGCCTGCTGTTTGCGGGCATGCTTCACCTGCCCCACTTCTCCTCCGCCCAGCAGCCGGCGGCCAGGTCCAGCACCGGGGTGGCCACCCCCACGCCACTGCCGCCGGGCGCTGCCGCACTCAACGACCTGAGCGAGGCCTTCGCCTCCGTGGCCGAACACGTGAAGCCGAGCGTGGTGTTCATCAAGTCGGGCAAGAAGGCCACGACGCCCGATGGGCCCCAGCTGGAGTTGCCCCCCGGCTTCGAGCAGTTCTTCCCCCGTATGCCGCAGGGCCCGCAGTTCCAGGAGAGCGCCGGCTCGGGCTTCATCGTCAGCCGGGACGGCTACATCCTCACCAACGATCACGTGGTGGCCGGCTCCGATCAGGTCACCGTACGGCTGCTCGACCGGCGGGAGTTCAAGGCGAAGGTCATCGGCACCGATCCCAATACCGATCTGGCCGTAGTCAAGATCGACGCCGACAACCTGACCCCCGCCCCGCTGGGCGAGAGCGACGCCGCCCGGGTCGGCGAGTGGGTTCTCGCGGTGGGGAACCCCCTCGGCGACAACCTCACTTTCACCGTCACCTCCGGTATCATCAGCGCCAAGGGCCGTACCCTGGCATTGCCCAACGCGAGCGAGCGGAGCATTCAGGATTTCATCCAGACCGACGCGGCGATCAACCCCGGTAATTCCGGTGGCCCGCTGGTGAGCGTGCGGGGCCAGGTCATCGGGGTGAACTCCGCCATCGCGAGCCAGACAGGTTTCTACTCGGGGTACGGCTTCGCCATTCCGATCGATCTCGCCCGCAATGTGATGGACCAGATCATCCGGCACGGCCGGGTCGAACGGGCGGCGCTGGGCGTGAGCGTGCGCAACGTGTCCCCCAACGACGCCGCCTACGTCGGCTTGCCCGACATCCGGGGCGTGGTGGTGCAGGACTACACTGGTGAGGATTCTCCCGCCAAGCGGGCCGGACTCCAGCCCGGTGACATCATCGTCTCCATCGACGGCAAGCCGGTCGAGTACGTCGGTCAGCTCCAGCAGAAGATCGCGTTCCGGAGCCCGGGCGACGTTGCCAAGGTGGAGGTCGCGCGAAAGGGCGGCGTCCGCAAGATGTTCGATGTTCGGCTTCAGGCGTTCTCTTCGCCCAAGCAGGTGGCTTCGAACGATGGCGAGGACGCCGACAGCGCCACCGCCGCCGCCGAGGGCGCGAAGTCCTTCGGTAAGCTCGGCATCACCGTCGCTCCGCTGGATGAGGACGACATACAGCAGCTCCACCTTCGGGCCGACCAGCGTGGCGTCGTCGTCACCGACGTCGTGGCCGGCGGCCCCTCGTATGGTGAGCTGGTGGACGCGGACCACGGCGGGCCGGACGTGATTCTCTCGGTCGAGGGAACGCCGGTGAAGACGCCGGCGGACCTCCGGAAGGTGCTCGCGGCGCAGAAGCCGGGCAGCATCGTGAGTCTCATGGTCTACAATGCCCGGATCCAGAGCCGCCGGGTGGAGCGGATCAAGGTGGGCGAGTGA
- a CDS encoding DinB family protein, with translation MRYDFLTETYATERIKVLTVWSSFQDSDLPVRPHPTDPRGRSVREQMVHQCVSENLWFRDMLGVDVAAAPLPATELRLEFLRRYAEDSAHRLEVLRRQEESWWETPVAFFEVVRSRAWVLVRRIAHTAHHRGQQTILLRQLGREVYSTYGPTADTGGLMVNRAPTVYPYTDERALLDGEAVGGRKRPLPGAGARPATERPG, from the coding sequence ATGCGTTACGACTTTCTGACCGAGACCTACGCCACCGAACGGATCAAGGTGCTCACGGTCTGGAGCTCCTTCCAGGACAGTGATCTGCCGGTGCGCCCGCACCCGACCGATCCACGCGGCCGCAGTGTGCGGGAGCAGATGGTACACCAGTGCGTGAGCGAGAACCTCTGGTTTCGCGACATGCTGGGGGTGGACGTCGCGGCGGCCCCGCTCCCGGCCACAGAGCTCCGGCTCGAGTTCCTCCGGCGCTACGCCGAGGATTCGGCCCATCGGCTGGAGGTCCTGCGGAGGCAGGAGGAGTCCTGGTGGGAGACGCCGGTCGCCTTCTTCGAGGTGGTCCGCTCCCGCGCCTGGGTCCTGGTCCGGCGGATCGCCCATACGGCGCATCACCGCGGGCAGCAGACGATCCTGCTGCGCCAGCTCGGCCGGGAGGTCTACAGCACCTATGGCCCGACGGCCGATACCGGCGGACTCATGGTGAACCGGGCTCCGACGGTGTATCCCTATACCGACGAGCGCGCCCTGCTCGACGGGGAAGCCGTCGGCGGCCGGAAGCGCCCGCTGCCAGGCGCGGGGGCTCGACCGGCAACCGAGCGACCCGGCTGA
- a CDS encoding M1 family metallopeptidase: MPVPVLESFEQAVARETRTRTGVPGPRYWQQWADYKLEAELNPLSKRLTGKGTITYRNRSPDTLRVVYIQLLQNIYAPGARHNTNVPWSVEGIELDRVAAQGKDLTAAAGEGPGYEVNGTIMRLRLPQPILPGGSADFAFAWKLRIPPDGAPRGGQDGEVYYINYWYPQMAVYDDINGWQIDQYFGNAEFYMGYGNYDVALTVPAGWLVDATGTLQNSSEVLTAQTRARLDSATSAKEIVHVVTEADRKPGTSTTGGSDGKLTWRFRAQNVRDVAWATSAKYLWDATNAAVGDRDGDGRPDTAAIYSLWRPEARTSHWDQSARYSRHSIEFFSHYLWPYPYPHMTAVDGPTSCGGMEYPMMTCIGGQWDTLGLYEVTTHEIGHMWFPMIVGSDEKRFAWMDEGLTQFDQSQSMADFFKGFDDEARNQKGYLDLVEAGGEVEMMHHGDRFPNYPAYGVAAYYKPASVLVALRGVLGRETFHKAYTEYIRRWQYKHPSPYDFFDTFDNVSGQDLSWFWRTWFFETWKLDQAIDTVTTVGDSLEIGLQNRGRAPMPVKLVVTRTSGHADTLTVPVTVWLGGAKRTTVRVAKAPPVKSIEIDPGREFPDVDRDNQRWPR; the protein is encoded by the coding sequence ATGCCGGTGCCCGTCCTGGAGTCGTTCGAGCAGGCCGTGGCGCGGGAAACCCGCACCCGGACGGGTGTGCCGGGGCCGCGGTACTGGCAGCAGTGGGCCGACTACAAGCTCGAAGCCGAGCTCAACCCGCTCTCCAAACGGTTGACCGGGAAGGGCACGATCACCTACCGCAACCGCTCGCCCGACACCCTCAGGGTGGTGTATATCCAGCTGCTCCAGAACATCTATGCCCCGGGCGCCCGCCACAACACCAATGTGCCCTGGTCCGTGGAGGGAATCGAGCTGGACCGGGTGGCGGCCCAGGGCAAGGACCTCACAGCCGCCGCGGGCGAGGGTCCCGGCTACGAGGTGAACGGCACCATCATGCGGCTGCGCCTGCCCCAGCCGATCCTGCCGGGCGGCAGCGCGGATTTCGCCTTTGCCTGGAAGCTTCGCATTCCCCCCGACGGCGCGCCGCGGGGAGGCCAGGATGGCGAAGTGTACTATATCAACTACTGGTATCCCCAGATGGCCGTCTATGACGACATCAACGGGTGGCAGATCGACCAGTACTTCGGCAACGCCGAGTTCTACATGGGCTACGGGAACTACGACGTGGCGCTCACGGTGCCGGCCGGTTGGCTGGTGGATGCGACCGGCACGCTGCAGAACTCCTCCGAAGTGCTGACGGCGCAGACCCGCGCCCGGCTGGACTCAGCCACGAGCGCCAAGGAGATCGTCCACGTGGTCACCGAGGCGGACCGGAAGCCGGGCACCTCCACCACCGGCGGGTCCGACGGAAAGCTCACCTGGCGCTTCCGCGCTCAGAACGTGCGCGATGTCGCCTGGGCCACCTCGGCCAAGTACCTGTGGGATGCCACCAACGCGGCGGTGGGCGACCGGGACGGGGATGGCCGGCCCGACACCGCCGCCATCTACTCTCTCTGGCGTCCCGAGGCGCGAACCAGCCACTGGGACCAGAGCGCGCGCTATTCGCGCCATTCGATCGAGTTCTTCTCCCACTACCTCTGGCCCTACCCCTATCCTCACATGACCGCGGTGGACGGACCCACCTCGTGCGGCGGGATGGAGTACCCCATGATGACCTGCATCGGAGGCCAGTGGGACACCCTGGGCCTCTACGAGGTCACCACCCACGAGATCGGCCACATGTGGTTTCCCATGATCGTGGGCTCCGACGAGAAGCGCTTCGCCTGGATGGACGAGGGGCTCACCCAGTTCGACCAATCCCAGTCGATGGCCGACTTCTTCAAGGGGTTCGACGACGAGGCCCGGAACCAGAAGGGCTACCTCGACCTGGTCGAGGCGGGCGGGGAGGTCGAGATGATGCACCACGGCGACCGCTTCCCCAACTACCCGGCGTACGGCGTGGCCGCCTACTACAAGCCGGCCAGCGTGCTGGTGGCGCTTCGTGGGGTGCTCGGCCGTGAGACCTTTCACAAGGCATATACCGAGTACATCCGCCGCTGGCAGTACAAGCATCCCTCGCCCTACGATTTCTTCGACACCTTCGACAACGTGTCCGGCCAGGACCTCTCCTGGTTCTGGCGGACCTGGTTCTTCGAGACCTGGAAGTTGGACCAGGCCATCGACACCGTGACCACGGTGGGCGACTCGCTCGAGATCGGGCTGCAGAACCGGGGTCGGGCACCGATGCCGGTCAAGCTGGTCGTCACTCGGACCAGCGGCCACGCCGACACCCTCACCGTCCCGGTGACGGTCTGGCTGGGGGGCGCCAAGCGCACCACGGTCAGGGTTGCCAAGGCGCCGCCGGTCAAGAGCATCGAGATCGACCCCGGCCGGGAGTTCCCCGACGTCGACCGGGACAACCAGCGCTGGCCAAGGTGA
- a CDS encoding bifunctional alpha,alpha-trehalose-phosphate synthase (UDP-forming)/trehalose-phosphatase — MPRLLIVANRLPITVSTAAGVVEVQRSTGGLATGLAVPHEQSGGLWIGWSGAPEGLPPEQQAKLNEQLAAMRLVPVPLTADQVTRYYERFSNGVLWPLFHYLLDQIPLHVGDWESYVEVNEAFADVVAGQYQPGDLIWIHDYQLLLLPGMLRRRLPEARIGFFLHIPFPSEELFRTLPARDKLLEGMLGADLVGFHTPAYLRHFATSLVDILGHSLEIDRVQLPSREVRLGVFPMGIDAATFRRIARDPAVDGEAKAIRGDGSVRILVGVDRLDYTKGIPRRLMAYERMLQTHPELRERVRLVQVAVPSRTGVEAYQDFRALVDGLVGRINGSFGTPRWVPVHYIFRALSEPDLVALYRAADVMLVTPLRDGMNLVAKEFIASRTDGEGVLVLSEFAGASWELPEAVPVNPYDVDGAAEVFYRALTMSADERRARLAPLRARVETFDVHRWVTSFLETLAEVPGPTGPTVGTPVLGGAATRKAVLRRLTETDSLLLLLDYDGTLVPYAPTPELARPDGRLIELLRALANRPDTEVHLVSGRARESLQHWLGGLPVWLHAEHGFWSRDPATMEWVAAGEVGGAWREPVLAILRDTTARTPGSLIEVKSAALAWHYRLADQETGARRANELRLHLNQLLSNQPVEILAGNRVIEIRPHGIHKGRIVPPLPPDRLATTAVVAIGDDRTDEDLFGALPPEAITIRTGPGLTHARYRLDGIEAVRSLLQMIVDAGVGADLR, encoded by the coding sequence ATGCCCCGGCTCCTGATCGTCGCCAACCGGCTGCCCATCACCGTCAGCACCGCTGCTGGGGTGGTTGAGGTGCAGCGAAGCACCGGAGGGCTCGCCACCGGACTGGCCGTTCCCCACGAGCAGTCGGGCGGGCTCTGGATCGGCTGGTCCGGCGCGCCGGAAGGCCTTCCTCCGGAGCAGCAGGCCAAGCTGAACGAGCAGCTCGCCGCCATGCGCCTGGTGCCGGTTCCGCTCACCGCTGACCAGGTAACTCGTTACTACGAACGCTTCTCCAACGGCGTGCTGTGGCCGTTGTTCCACTATCTGCTGGACCAGATCCCCCTCCACGTGGGCGACTGGGAAAGCTACGTGGAGGTCAACGAGGCCTTCGCCGACGTCGTGGCTGGCCAGTATCAGCCGGGTGACCTGATCTGGATTCACGACTACCAGCTCCTGCTCCTGCCCGGGATGTTGCGCCGCCGGCTGCCAGAGGCGCGGATCGGGTTCTTCCTCCACATCCCGTTCCCGTCGGAAGAGCTTTTTCGGACCCTCCCCGCCCGTGACAAGCTGCTCGAGGGGATGCTCGGCGCCGACCTGGTCGGCTTTCACACCCCGGCCTACCTGCGTCACTTCGCCACCTCGTTGGTGGACATCCTGGGCCACTCGCTGGAGATCGACCGGGTCCAGTTGCCATCACGCGAGGTCCGCCTGGGCGTGTTCCCGATGGGAATCGACGCAGCCACGTTCCGGAGAATCGCGCGGGACCCGGCGGTGGACGGTGAGGCGAAGGCGATCCGGGGAGACGGAAGCGTCCGGATCCTGGTGGGGGTGGACCGGCTGGACTACACCAAGGGAATCCCCCGCCGGCTGATGGCCTACGAGCGGATGCTGCAGACCCATCCCGAGCTGCGGGAGCGGGTGCGTCTGGTCCAGGTGGCCGTCCCCTCGCGCACGGGAGTCGAGGCCTATCAGGATTTCCGCGCCCTGGTGGATGGCCTGGTGGGCCGGATCAATGGATCGTTCGGCACCCCGCGCTGGGTGCCGGTGCACTACATCTTCCGGGCGCTCTCCGAGCCCGACCTGGTGGCGCTCTATCGCGCGGCCGATGTCATGCTGGTGACCCCGCTGCGCGACGGGATGAACCTAGTGGCCAAGGAGTTCATCGCCTCTCGAACCGACGGCGAAGGGGTCCTGGTGCTGAGCGAGTTTGCCGGCGCGTCGTGGGAGCTCCCCGAGGCGGTACCGGTCAACCCCTACGACGTGGACGGCGCCGCCGAGGTCTTTTATCGGGCGCTCACGATGAGCGCGGATGAGCGCCGGGCCCGGCTGGCGCCGCTCCGGGCCCGGGTGGAAACCTTCGACGTCCATCGCTGGGTCACCTCGTTCCTCGAGACCCTGGCAGAGGTGCCGGGGCCGACCGGGCCGACCGTCGGAACACCGGTCCTTGGCGGGGCCGCCACGCGGAAGGCGGTCCTCCGGCGGCTGACCGAGACCGATTCCCTGCTGCTGCTGCTGGATTACGACGGAACGCTGGTGCCCTACGCCCCCACCCCGGAGCTCGCCCGGCCCGACGGCCGGCTGATCGAGCTGCTCCGCGCGCTGGCCAACCGGCCGGACACCGAGGTGCACCTGGTGAGCGGCCGGGCGCGGGAGTCGCTCCAGCATTGGCTCGGCGGGCTGCCGGTCTGGCTCCACGCGGAGCACGGGTTCTGGTCCCGCGACCCCGCCACCATGGAGTGGGTGGCGGCCGGGGAGGTGGGGGGAGCCTGGCGGGAGCCGGTGCTCGCGATTCTCCGCGACACGACGGCCCGGACGCCGGGCTCGCTCATCGAGGTCAAATCGGCCGCGCTGGCGTGGCACTATCGCTTGGCGGACCAGGAAACCGGCGCGCGGCGCGCCAACGAGCTCAGGCTTCACCTGAATCAGCTCCTCAGCAACCAGCCGGTGGAGATCCTGGCCGGTAACCGCGTCATCGAGATCCGGCCCCACGGCATCCACAAGGGCCGGATCGTGCCGCCGCTGCCACCCGATCGGCTGGCGACCACCGCGGTGGTGGCCATCGGCGACGATCGGACGGACGAGGATCTCTTCGGCGCGCTACCGCCGGAGGCCATCACCATCCGTACGGGCCCCGGCCTCACCCATGCCCGCTACCGCCTCGACGGGATCGAGGCGGTGCGAAGCCTGTTGCAAATGATCGTGGATGCGGGGGTCGGCGCGGACCTCCGGTAA
- a CDS encoding aminotransferase class I/II-fold pyridoxal phosphate-dependent enzyme, with protein sequence MRLETLAVHAGQEPDRSTGAVTPPIHLSTTFARRPDGSLPDRFLYARSDNPTRRSLETALAALEGGGVALAFASGMAATAAVFQALAPGDHVIAPADAYYGTAKFLREVLGPWGLASSFVDMTDLSAVERAITPHTRLIWTETPSNPSLAVTDIARVSKLAHAAGARCVCDNTWATPVLQRPLALGADLVMHATTKYLGGHGDVTGGALVAPGEDELVARLRTIQTVGGAVPSPFDCWLVLRGLRSLPYRMRGHCENAGVVATFLAQHPLVEVVHYPGLASDPGHEVARCQMAGYGGMVSFEMRGGAEPALAVAGRARLFIRATSLGGPESLIEHRASVEGPDTCSPPGLLRLSVGLEHPDDLVADLDQALG encoded by the coding sequence ATGCGCCTCGAGACACTCGCCGTCCACGCCGGACAGGAGCCGGATCGGTCGACCGGCGCGGTCACCCCGCCGATTCACCTCTCCACCACCTTCGCCCGGCGCCCGGACGGCAGCCTGCCGGACCGGTTCCTCTACGCCCGGAGCGACAACCCGACCCGCCGCTCGCTGGAGACGGCGCTCGCCGCGCTGGAAGGCGGCGGCGTGGCGCTGGCGTTTGCCTCGGGCATGGCGGCCACCGCCGCGGTGTTCCAGGCGCTGGCACCGGGCGACCATGTGATCGCTCCCGCGGACGCGTACTACGGCACGGCCAAGTTCCTCCGCGAGGTGCTCGGGCCGTGGGGACTGGCCAGCAGCTTCGTCGACATGACCGACCTGTCCGCCGTCGAACGTGCGATCACCCCCCACACCCGGCTCATCTGGACCGAGACGCCCTCGAATCCCAGCCTCGCCGTCACCGACATCGCCCGGGTCTCGAAGCTGGCCCACGCCGCCGGTGCTCGATGCGTATGCGACAACACCTGGGCCACGCCGGTGCTGCAGCGCCCGCTCGCGCTGGGAGCCGACCTGGTCATGCACGCGACGACCAAGTACCTGGGCGGCCATGGCGACGTGACCGGCGGCGCCCTGGTGGCGCCGGGTGAGGACGAGCTGGTCGCGCGGCTCCGGACCATCCAGACCGTGGGTGGCGCGGTTCCCTCGCCGTTCGATTGCTGGCTGGTTCTCCGAGGGCTCCGAAGCCTCCCATACCGTATGAGGGGTCACTGCGAGAACGCCGGCGTCGTGGCCACGTTCCTGGCCCAGCACCCGCTGGTGGAGGTGGTGCACTATCCCGGGCTGGCCAGCGATCCGGGTCACGAGGTGGCCCGGTGCCAGATGGCGGGCTATGGAGGAATGGTGTCGTTCGAGATGCGCGGTGGGGCGGAGCCGGCGCTGGCGGTGGCCGGACGGGCCCGGCTCTTCATCCGGGCCACCAGCCTGGGGGGACCTGAGAGTCTGATCGAGCACCGCGCCTCGGTGGAGGGGCCGGACACTTGCTCTCCACCGGGCCTGCTCCGGCTCTCGGTCGGGCTGGAGCACCCGGACGACCTGGTCGCGGATCTCGACCAGGCGCTCGGGTGA
- a CDS encoding HEAT repeat domain-containing protein — protein sequence MLKRTLGSLATAVLVLSSVASAQTESADKEPVTDGRKLSQWVADLKAPAPQTRNAAAYEISGLGPAAAAAVPALIEALDDPDPTVRFPVTVALGEIGPKAKAAVPKLKTMVDEEINDEIAAAARRAIRRIAPEALTDK from the coding sequence ATGCTGAAGCGCACGTTGGGGTCGCTGGCCACCGCGGTGTTGGTGCTGAGCTCGGTGGCCTCGGCCCAGACTGAATCGGCCGACAAGGAGCCCGTCACCGATGGCCGCAAGCTGAGCCAATGGGTGGCCGACCTCAAGGCCCCGGCCCCGCAGACCAGGAACGCCGCCGCCTATGAGATCTCAGGCCTGGGTCCCGCGGCCGCCGCAGCGGTTCCGGCGCTGATCGAGGCGCTTGACGACCCGGATCCCACGGTCCGCTTTCCCGTCACGGTGGCCCTGGGCGAGATCGGACCCAAGGCCAAGGCCGCCGTGCCCAAGCTCAAGACGATGGTCGACGAGGAGATCAACGACGAGATCGCCGCGGCGGCCCGCCGGGCCATCAGGCGGATCGCCCCCGAGGCCCTGACCGACAAGTAG